A region of Geobacillus sp. 46C-IIa DNA encodes the following proteins:
- a CDS encoding response regulator, with amino-acid sequence MARILVVDDAAFMRMMIKDILTKNGHEVVAEAADGRQAIEKYKETRPDIVTMDITMPEMDGITALKEIKKIDSNAKVIMCSAMGQQAMVIDAIQAGAKDFVVKPFQADRVIEAINKTIG; translated from the coding sequence ATGGCAAGAATACTTGTCGTCGATGATGCCGCGTTTATGCGGATGATGATTAAAGACATTTTGACAAAAAATGGGCATGAGGTCGTTGCCGAAGCGGCCGACGGTCGGCAGGCGATCGAAAAATATAAAGAGACGCGCCCTGACATTGTGACGATGGACATTACGATGCCGGAGATGGACGGGATTACAGCGTTGAAAGAAATCAAAAAAATCGACAGCAACGCCAAAGTCATTATGTGCTCAGCGATGGGGCAGCAGGCGATGGTGATTGACGCCATTCAAGCGGGGGCGAAAGATTTCGTTGTCAAGCCGTTTCAGGCGGACCGCGTCATTGAAGCGATTAACAAAACGATCGGATAA
- the fliQ gene encoding flagellar biosynthesis protein FliQ: protein MSADLVIRLAEQGVYIVLIVCGPLLLLSLVVGLVVSIFQAATQIQEQTLAFVPKIVAVLLGFVLFGPWMLSKMVSYAHDIFNHLASFIG from the coding sequence ATGAGTGCCGATTTGGTCATTCGCCTTGCTGAGCAAGGTGTTTATATCGTGTTGATTGTCTGCGGTCCGCTCTTGTTGCTATCGCTTGTTGTCGGGCTTGTCGTCAGCATTTTTCAAGCGGCGACGCAAATTCAAGAGCAGACGCTCGCCTTTGTGCCGAAAATTGTCGCCGTCCTGCTCGGGTTTGTGTTGTTCGGGCCGTGGATGCTCTCGAAAATGGTGTCGTACGCCCATGATATTTTCAACCATTTGGCTTCCTTTATAGGCTGA
- the flhB gene encoding flagellar biosynthesis protein FlhB: protein MGRWRLDLQFFAGEKTEKATPRKRQEVREKGQVAKSGDAVAAAVLLATFLTLSLAGEYERDGLLRLFARALSDYASVPLTIDSLHLLFLDWLRHAALLLAPFFAAAVLAAGLANFLQIGALFTVEPLKMDWNRLNPVQGMKRLFSLRAIVELLKSVLKAGIIGAIVFALLLSGRNELMALASKPPGAMLAVIGGLTVKMGLYAAAALLFLALFDYLYQRFEFEKNIRMSKQDIKDEYKKTEGDPLIKSRIKQKQREMAMKRMMQEVPNADVVITNPTHYAVALKYEDGKMEAPLVVAKGADYVALRIKEIAKANGVVTVENRPLAQALYRQAEVGDMIPEAFFKAVAEVLAYVYRLKRNV, encoded by the coding sequence ATGGGCCGCTGGCGGCTTGATTTGCAATTTTTTGCGGGAGAAAAAACGGAAAAGGCGACGCCGCGCAAACGGCAAGAAGTGCGGGAAAAAGGGCAGGTGGCGAAAAGCGGTGACGCCGTTGCCGCCGCCGTCTTGCTTGCAACGTTTCTCACCTTGTCTTTGGCGGGGGAGTACGAACGTGATGGCTTGCTGCGCCTGTTCGCCCGCGCGCTGTCCGATTACGCGTCCGTTCCGTTGACGATCGATTCGCTTCACCTGCTGTTTCTTGACTGGCTCCGCCATGCGGCGCTCCTTTTGGCTCCGTTTTTTGCCGCTGCCGTGCTGGCGGCCGGGCTGGCCAACTTTTTGCAAATCGGCGCTCTTTTTACTGTTGAACCGCTGAAAATGGACTGGAACCGGCTCAACCCGGTGCAAGGAATGAAGCGGCTCTTTTCGCTGCGCGCCATTGTCGAACTGTTGAAATCAGTGCTAAAAGCTGGGATCATTGGCGCAATTGTCTTTGCGCTGTTGCTTTCCGGACGAAACGAGCTCATGGCGCTTGCTTCGAAACCGCCGGGTGCCATGCTCGCGGTCATTGGCGGCTTGACGGTGAAAATGGGGCTGTATGCCGCGGCGGCGCTCTTGTTTTTAGCGTTGTTTGACTATTTGTACCAGCGGTTTGAATTTGAGAAAAACATTCGCATGTCGAAGCAGGACATTAAAGATGAGTATAAAAAGACGGAAGGCGACCCGCTCATCAAATCGCGCATCAAACAGAAACAGCGGGAAATGGCGATGAAACGGATGATGCAAGAGGTGCCGAACGCAGATGTTGTCATTACGAACCCGACCCATTATGCGGTCGCGCTCAAGTATGAAGACGGAAAAATGGAAGCGCCGCTCGTTGTGGCGAAAGGGGCGGACTATGTCGCCTTAAGAATTAAGGAAATCGCCAAAGCCAACGGTGTCGTCACCGTTGAGAACCGTCCGCTCGCTCAGGCGCTTTATCGGCAGGCGGAGGTCGGCGATATGATTCCGGAGGCGTTTTTTAAAGCGGTGGCGGAAGTTTTGGCGTACGTTTATCGGCTCAAACGAAATGTGTAG
- the flhA gene encoding flagellar biosynthesis protein FlhA has translation MQAQWKDFSVLLMVVLIVAMLVIPLPTWLLSVLIIVNISLALLVLLTAMNTKEPLEFSIFPSLLLVLTLFRLGLNVSTTRSILSKGEAGGVVETFGTFVVGGDVVVGFVVFLILIIIQFIVITKGSERVSEVAARFTLDAMPGKQMSIDADLNAGMISEQEARQRREKIAQEADFYGAMDGASKFVKGDAIAGIIIVMINMLFGMVIGVVEQGMDMAEAAKRYTLLTVGDGIVSQIPALLISTATGIIVTRAASDSNLSGDIMRQLFAFPKMLYVTAGTIFLLGLFTPISDVLTMPIAGLLALGGYRFAGRQQQEEAAGAGPEEETAAADELKSPESVIQLLHVDPIEFEFGYALIPLADAAQGGDLLDRIVMIRRQLALELGIVVPVVRIRDNIQLQPNEYRVKIKGEEVARGELLLDHYLAMSPGVDDHSVDGIETVEPAFGLPAKWISEAMKDRAEMLGYTVVDPPSVVSTHLTEVLKAHAHELLGRQETKQLIDHLKESYPVLVDDVTPNPLSIGDVQKVLAKLLKEKVSIRNLPLIFETLADVGRLTGDTDLLTEYVRQALARQITGQYAVPGEPLRVMTLSGRAEKIIADAVQQTEHGRYLALDPTRAQMFVEAVAQALDRYPFAGQTPILLCSPAVRMYVRQLTERHFPTIPVLSYNELEADVEVQSVGMVEIE, from the coding sequence ATGCAAGCGCAATGGAAAGATTTTTCAGTTCTGTTAATGGTCGTGCTCATCGTCGCCATGCTCGTCATCCCGTTGCCGACATGGCTGCTCAGCGTTTTGATCATCGTCAATATTTCGCTCGCCTTGCTCGTTTTGCTGACAGCGATGAATACGAAAGAACCGCTTGAATTTTCCATTTTTCCGTCATTGCTTTTAGTGCTGACCTTGTTCCGATTAGGGTTGAACGTCTCGACGACCCGCTCGATTTTAAGCAAAGGGGAGGCGGGCGGCGTCGTCGAAACGTTCGGGACGTTCGTCGTCGGCGGCGATGTCGTCGTCGGATTTGTTGTGTTTTTAATTTTAATCATTATCCAGTTCATCGTCATTACGAAAGGGTCGGAGCGCGTCTCTGAGGTGGCGGCCCGCTTTACGCTCGATGCGATGCCGGGAAAACAAATGAGCATTGACGCGGATTTAAACGCCGGCATGATCTCAGAGCAGGAAGCGCGGCAGCGGCGGGAAAAGATCGCTCAAGAGGCTGATTTTTACGGCGCCATGGACGGGGCGAGCAAGTTCGTCAAGGGCGACGCCATCGCCGGGATTATTATCGTCATGATCAATATGTTGTTTGGCATGGTCATCGGCGTCGTTGAGCAAGGGATGGATATGGCTGAGGCGGCGAAACGCTATACGCTGCTGACGGTCGGTGATGGAATTGTAAGCCAAATTCCGGCTCTGCTGATTTCGACCGCGACCGGCATCATCGTCACGCGTGCGGCGTCCGACAGCAACTTAAGCGGCGATATTATGCGCCAGCTGTTTGCTTTTCCGAAAATGTTGTACGTCACTGCCGGAACGATTTTCTTGCTCGGCTTGTTTACGCCGATTAGCGACGTGTTGACGATGCCGATTGCCGGGCTGTTGGCGCTCGGCGGCTACCGGTTTGCCGGGCGCCAACAACAGGAGGAAGCGGCCGGCGCCGGGCCGGAAGAGGAAACGGCGGCAGCGGACGAATTGAAAAGCCCAGAAAGCGTCATCCAACTGTTGCATGTCGACCCGATTGAGTTTGAGTTTGGTTATGCCCTCATTCCGCTCGCTGATGCGGCCCAGGGCGGCGATTTGCTCGACCGGATCGTCATGATCCGCCGCCAGCTCGCGCTTGAGCTCGGCATCGTCGTCCCGGTCGTGCGCATCCGCGATAACATTCAGCTTCAGCCGAACGAATACCGGGTGAAAATTAAAGGCGAGGAAGTGGCGCGCGGCGAGCTGCTGCTTGACCATTATTTGGCGATGAGCCCCGGCGTCGATGATCATTCAGTCGACGGCATTGAAACGGTCGAGCCGGCGTTCGGCCTGCCGGCGAAATGGATTTCCGAAGCGATGAAAGACCGCGCTGAAATGCTCGGTTATACGGTTGTTGACCCGCCGTCGGTCGTCTCAACGCATTTGACGGAAGTGCTTAAGGCTCATGCTCATGAGTTGCTCGGCCGCCAAGAAACGAAGCAGCTGATCGATCATTTGAAAGAGTCGTACCCGGTGCTTGTTGATGATGTGACGCCGAATCCGCTGTCGATCGGCGACGTTCAAAAAGTGCTTGCCAAACTGCTGAAAGAGAAAGTGTCGATCCGCAACTTGCCGCTTATTTTTGAGACGCTCGCCGATGTTGGCCGCTTGACCGGCGACACCGATTTGTTGACCGAATATGTCCGCCAAGCGCTGGCGCGGCAAATTACCGGCCAATACGCCGTGCCGGGCGAGCCGCTGCGCGTCATGACGTTGTCCGGCAGGGCGGAGAAAATCATCGCCGATGCCGTGCAGCAAACGGAGCATGGCCGCTATTTGGCTCTTGACCCGACGCGGGCGCAGATGTTCGTTGAGGCGGTGGCCCAGGCGCTTGACCGCTATCCGTTCGCCGGCCAAACGCCGATTTTGCTCTGTTCTCCGGCGGTGCGCATGTACGTCCGCCAGCTGACCGAGCGCCATTTCCCAACGATCCCGGTGCTGTCGTACAACGAGCTCGAAGCTGACGTCGAAGTCCAAAGCGTGGGGATGGTGGAAATCGAATGA
- the fliZ gene encoding flagella biosynthesis regulatory protein FliZ produces MSIWRWAAALFMAAIVLSAPPASAAQSPTVADCLQHPDACGPSAPAGQQMQSSGQSVDAVSASDVLRLIGATAFVLILLYVLLKWLSRRQPFVSSQKGVIEHLGGTSVGANRSVQLIKVGNRLLVIGVGDSIQLLREISDENEINELLAQHNERLERMADFSRFGSRLREYWASKTKSEGGPSPSFSALFAEEMKQMAEKRNEWLSRLKKEGTAGDE; encoded by the coding sequence ATGTCAATATGGCGATGGGCGGCAGCGCTGTTTATGGCAGCCATCGTATTGAGCGCACCGCCGGCATCGGCGGCCCAAAGCCCGACGGTCGCCGACTGCCTGCAGCACCCGGACGCGTGCGGGCCGTCAGCGCCGGCCGGGCAACAGATGCAATCGTCCGGCCAATCGGTTGATGCCGTTTCTGCTTCCGATGTGCTCCGGCTCATCGGGGCGACCGCCTTTGTCCTCATTCTTCTTTATGTGCTGCTGAAATGGCTTTCCCGCCGCCAGCCGTTCGTTTCCAGTCAAAAAGGTGTCATCGAACACCTTGGTGGGACGAGCGTCGGAGCGAATCGTTCCGTCCAGCTCATTAAAGTCGGCAACCGGCTGCTTGTGATCGGCGTCGGCGATTCGATTCAACTATTGCGGGAAATTAGCGATGAAAACGAGATTAATGAGCTGCTGGCGCAACATAACGAACGGCTTGAACGGATGGCTGATTTCAGCCGCTTCGGCTCCCGTCTCCGCGAGTATTGGGCGTCAAAAACAAAATCGGAAGGCGGCCCGTCTCCTTCATTTTCGGCGCTGTTTGCCGAGGAAATGAAACAAATGGCCGAAAAGCGAAACGAATGGCTTAGTCGGCTGAAAAAGGAAGGAACGGCCGGCGATGAATGA
- the fliR gene encoding flagellar biosynthetic protein FliR — MEQLWTHFPAFLLIFARTASFFAAMPLFSYRTVPASYKIGLAFFFSWLLFLAVPKPTLPLNDVYMLLIFKEVLVGLALGLIAATVMAAVQMAGGLIDFQIGFAIANVIDPQTGAQSPLLGQYLHSLALLLLLSLDGHHLLLDGMFYSYRWLPLDGWPHIADGRAVEYAVRAFAAMFAIAVQMAAPLVGALFLVDVALGIIARAVPQMNIFAVGFSLKTAAAFLLLFAAIGGILLSARELFQLMFASLREFMRLLGGA; from the coding sequence ATGGAACAATTATGGACTCACTTTCCGGCGTTTTTGCTTATTTTCGCCCGCACCGCTTCGTTTTTTGCTGCGATGCCGCTCTTTTCATATCGGACGGTGCCGGCTTCGTATAAAATCGGGTTGGCGTTTTTTTTCAGCTGGTTGTTGTTTTTGGCGGTGCCCAAACCGACGCTGCCACTCAATGATGTGTATATGCTGCTGATCTTTAAAGAGGTGCTCGTCGGACTGGCGCTTGGACTAATCGCGGCGACCGTTATGGCGGCGGTGCAAATGGCCGGCGGGTTGATTGACTTTCAAATCGGGTTTGCCATCGCCAATGTCATTGATCCGCAAACCGGGGCGCAAAGCCCGCTCTTAGGCCAATACCTTCACTCGCTGGCGCTTTTGTTGTTGCTGTCGCTTGACGGTCACCATCTGTTGCTGGATGGCATGTTTTACAGCTATCGCTGGCTGCCGCTCGACGGATGGCCGCATATTGCCGACGGGCGGGCGGTCGAGTATGCGGTTCGCGCGTTCGCTGCGATGTTTGCCATCGCCGTGCAAATGGCCGCCCCGCTTGTCGGAGCGCTCTTTTTAGTCGATGTGGCGCTTGGCATCATCGCCCGCGCCGTGCCGCAAATGAACATTTTTGCCGTCGGTTTTTCGCTCAAGACGGCGGCGGCGTTTTTGCTCCTGTTTGCAGCGATCGGCGGAATTTTGCTTTCCGCCCGTGAACTGTTTCAGCTCATGTTTGCGTCGCTGCGCGAGTTTATGCGGTTGTTGGGAGGCGCGTAA
- the fliM gene encoding flagellar motor switch protein FliM, producing MTAGEVLSQSEIDALLAALSAGEMSAEELKKEEEGRRVKTYDFRRALRFSKDQIRSLTRIHENFARLLTTFFSAQLRTYVQISVASADQIPYEEFVRSIPKMTIINVFEVPPLDGHVLLEVNPNIAYAMLDRVMGGRGASMDKVDHLTEIETRIMSGLFDKAFVHWRDAWESVAEVDPLFVNFEVNPQFLRMIAPNDTVVVISLNTQIGEARGMMNVCIPHVVLEPIMPRLSVHYWMQAQKKERSPEEAGRIERRIRTAQLPIVAELGTAVVTVGEFLQLEVGDVIELEQSIHEPLVVKIGHIPKFIGQPGKRNKKLAVQILAMIEGGEENHDE from the coding sequence ATGACAGCCGGGGAAGTACTGTCGCAAAGTGAAATTGACGCGTTGCTTGCCGCGCTTTCCGCTGGGGAAATGAGCGCGGAAGAACTCAAGAAGGAAGAGGAAGGGAGGCGCGTCAAAACATATGATTTCCGGCGGGCGCTTCGGTTTTCCAAAGACCAAATCCGCAGCTTGACGCGCATTCATGAAAACTTTGCTCGCCTGTTGACGACATTTTTTTCCGCCCAATTGCGCACATACGTGCAAATCTCGGTCGCGTCGGCTGACCAAATTCCTTACGAGGAGTTCGTCCGTTCCATTCCAAAGATGACGATCATTAACGTTTTTGAAGTGCCGCCGCTAGACGGGCATGTGCTGCTTGAGGTGAATCCGAACATCGCTTATGCCATGCTCGATCGGGTGATGGGCGGCCGCGGCGCCAGCATGGACAAAGTGGATCATCTAACCGAAATTGAAACGCGCATCATGTCCGGCCTGTTTGACAAAGCGTTTGTTCATTGGCGCGATGCGTGGGAGTCGGTGGCTGAGGTCGATCCGCTGTTCGTTAATTTTGAGGTCAATCCGCAATTTTTGCGCATGATCGCGCCGAACGACACGGTCGTTGTCATTTCGCTCAACACGCAGATTGGCGAGGCGCGCGGCATGATGAATGTTTGCATCCCGCATGTCGTCTTAGAGCCGATTATGCCGCGGCTGTCGGTGCATTACTGGATGCAGGCGCAAAAAAAAGAGCGTTCTCCTGAGGAGGCGGGACGAATCGAACGGCGCATCCGCACGGCCCAATTGCCGATTGTCGCCGAGCTTGGCACAGCGGTCGTCACCGTCGGCGAATTTCTTCAGCTCGAGGTGGGGGACGTCATCGAGCTCGAGCAGTCGATTCATGAACCGCTTGTGGTCAAAATCGGCCATATCCCGAAATTTATCGGCCAGCCGGGGAAGCGGAACAAAAAGCTGGCGGTGCAAATTTTAGCGATGATCGAGGGGGGCGAAGAAAACCATGATGAATGA
- the fliP gene encoding flagellar type III secretion system pore protein FliP (The bacterial flagellar biogenesis protein FliP forms a type III secretion system (T3SS)-type pore required for flagellar assembly.) yields MNEFVHMFNSMAPEHVSTSVKLLLLLTVLSIAPGILIMMTCFTRIVIVLSFVRTSLGTQQMPPNQVLIGLALFLTFFIMAPTWKEINDQALQPLFAEKIDLDEAYERAAVPLKQFMSKHTRQQDLALFLSYSGAEQPKTVNDIPLTALVPAFAISELKTAFQMGFMIFIPFLVIDMIVASVLMSMGMMMLPPVMISLPFKILLFVLVDGWHLVVKSLLQSFQ; encoded by the coding sequence ATGAATGAATTTGTCCATATGTTTAATTCCATGGCTCCCGAGCATGTGTCGACATCGGTGAAATTGCTGCTGCTGCTCACCGTTTTGTCGATTGCCCCCGGCATTTTAATTATGATGACTTGTTTTACGCGCATTGTCATCGTCTTGTCGTTCGTGCGCACGTCGCTCGGCACGCAGCAAATGCCGCCGAACCAAGTGTTGATCGGGTTGGCATTGTTTTTAACGTTTTTCATTATGGCGCCGACGTGGAAAGAAATTAACGACCAGGCGCTGCAGCCGCTATTCGCCGAAAAAATTGATTTGGATGAGGCATACGAACGTGCCGCCGTGCCGCTTAAGCAGTTTATGAGCAAGCATACAAGGCAGCAGGATTTAGCGCTCTTTTTATCATACAGCGGCGCCGAACAGCCGAAAACGGTCAACGACATTCCGCTCACCGCGCTCGTGCCGGCGTTTGCGATTAGCGAGCTGAAGACGGCGTTTCAAATGGGCTTTATGATTTTTATTCCGTTTTTAGTCATCGACATGATCGTCGCCAGCGTCTTAATGTCGATGGGAATGATGATGCTGCCGCCGGTGATGATTTCGCTGCCGTTTAAAATTTTGCTGTTTGTTCTTGTTGACGGCTGGCACTTAGTCGTCAAATCATTGCTGCAAAGTTTTCAATAA
- the fliY gene encoding flagellar motor switch phosphatase FliY: MMNDGMLSQDEIDALLRGMDNSDHVPALHDIFTPLEQDALGEVGNISFGSSATALSMLLNQKVEITTPSVSVIERTSVADEFPQPYVAIQVNYTEGFLGTNLLVIRQQDAAIIADLMLGGDGTAADSSLGEIQLSAVQEAMNQMMGSAATSMSTVFGKRVDISPPTLHLLDLAEGKGLEYLPDEDLFIKVSFRLKIGALIDSNIMQLLPIDFAKELVAHLLGSPAEAAGAVESQENKLEPSPAGAAPLEEPQPAPAYAPAASRFTNEVTGRSKEETGMDARHIQAADFAELDDPPLAATEARNLELLFDVPLQVTVELGRTRRSVQEILQLSAGSIIELDKLAGEPVDIFVNNKLIAKGEVVVIDENFGVRITDIVSQSDRLKRLK; this comes from the coding sequence ATGATGAATGATGGAATGTTGTCGCAAGATGAAATCGATGCTTTACTGCGCGGAATGGACAATAGCGATCACGTTCCGGCGCTTCACGATATTTTCACCCCGCTCGAGCAGGATGCCCTTGGGGAAGTGGGCAATATTTCATTCGGCAGTTCAGCGACGGCGCTGTCGATGTTGTTGAACCAAAAAGTGGAAATTACAACACCGAGCGTGTCTGTCATTGAGCGGACAAGTGTTGCCGATGAGTTTCCGCAGCCGTACGTCGCCATCCAAGTCAATTATACGGAAGGGTTTCTCGGGACGAATTTGCTTGTTATAAGGCAGCAAGATGCGGCCATTATTGCGGATTTAATGCTTGGCGGCGACGGAACGGCAGCCGACAGTTCGCTTGGCGAGATTCAGCTGAGCGCAGTCCAGGAGGCCATGAATCAAATGATGGGCTCAGCGGCGACATCAATGTCAACTGTTTTTGGGAAACGTGTTGACATTTCTCCGCCGACGCTCCATCTTCTCGATTTGGCTGAAGGAAAAGGATTGGAATATTTGCCGGACGAGGACTTGTTCATTAAAGTGTCGTTCCGGCTGAAAATCGGGGCTTTAATTGACTCGAACATTATGCAGCTGTTGCCGATTGATTTCGCCAAGGAGCTCGTCGCTCATCTGCTCGGTTCGCCGGCTGAGGCGGCCGGAGCGGTGGAAAGCCAAGAGAACAAACTTGAACCATCGCCCGCGGGCGCGGCGCCGCTCGAAGAGCCGCAACCGGCGCCTGCTTACGCCCCGGCGGCGAGCCGTTTTACAAATGAGGTGACGGGGCGTTCGAAGGAAGAAACAGGCATGGACGCGCGGCATATTCAAGCGGCTGATTTTGCGGAGCTCGACGATCCGCCGCTTGCCGCAACGGAGGCGCGCAATTTAGAGCTGCTGTTTGATGTGCCGCTGCAAGTGACGGTCGAACTTGGGCGGACGAGGCGCTCGGTGCAGGAAATTTTGCAGCTGTCGGCCGGATCGATCATTGAGCTCGACAAGCTAGCGGGCGAACCAGTCGATATTTTTGTCAACAACAAACTGATCGCGAAAGGCGAAGTCGTCGTGATCGACGAAAACTTCGGTGTGCGCATCACCGACATTGTCAGTCAAAGCGATCGGCTAAAACGGCTAAAATAA